From the Streptococcus sp. 29887 genome, one window contains:
- a CDS encoding glycosyltransferase family 4 protein, with amino-acid sequence MRIVFLSLLRIDDIEKESSIYADLMRKFVREGHSITIVHPNEKRLGLATQYIKGTEVSYLRVKTGNITKSNFLEKGIATLMLEFQFKRAISKYLKNENFDLILYSTPPITFASVIKYLKKKSSARSYLLLKDIFPQNAVDLGLISKRSPIYSFFKAKELRLYHQSDVIGCMSEANVEYIKKNNDLKGKKVEVCPNSIEITPKTLSTTKKSDFSLPENKVIYVYGGNLGKPQGVEFLKKIILKNEEATKSFICIVGSGTEFSNLQHFFVENKIKNAKLISQLSKEKFDSLLEICDVGLIFLDPRFTIPNFPSRILSYMEYSLPILAATDKVTDLSKKIEEGQFGLWCMSGDSTKFFENMDVLNESDVRQIMGENAYKYLIENYTVNTSYNVIMKNFKGEENV; translated from the coding sequence ATGAGAATAGTTTTTTTATCTTTATTGAGAATTGATGATATTGAGAAAGAAAGTTCAATATATGCAGATCTTATGAGAAAATTTGTAAGAGAAGGACATAGCATAACAATTGTTCATCCAAATGAAAAGCGACTAGGATTAGCAACACAGTACATAAAAGGAACGGAAGTAAGCTATCTACGAGTTAAGACTGGAAATATTACAAAATCAAATTTTTTAGAAAAAGGTATTGCGACGTTGATGTTAGAGTTCCAATTTAAAAGGGCAATATCTAAGTACCTCAAAAATGAAAATTTTGATTTAATTCTATACTCAACTCCACCAATTACTTTTGCATCAGTAATTAAGTATTTGAAGAAAAAATCATCGGCAAGATCTTATCTTTTATTAAAGGACATATTTCCACAAAACGCAGTAGATTTAGGACTGATCTCAAAAAGATCACCAATTTATTCTTTTTTTAAAGCCAAAGAATTAAGGCTTTACCATCAGTCAGATGTTATTGGCTGCATGTCCGAAGCGAATGTGGAATATATCAAAAAAAATAATGATTTAAAAGGAAAAAAAGTTGAAGTTTGTCCAAATTCTATTGAGATTACTCCGAAAACCTTGAGTACAACAAAAAAATCTGACTTCAGTTTGCCAGAAAATAAAGTAATATATGTTTACGGAGGAAATCTCGGTAAACCCCAAGGTGTTGAATTTCTAAAAAAAATCATCTTGAAAAATGAAGAAGCTACAAAGAGTTTCATTTGTATTGTAGGTTCGGGTACAGAGTTTTCAAATCTTCAACATTTCTTTGTAGAAAACAAGATAAAAAATGCTAAATTAATTAGCCAACTTTCGAAAGAAAAATTTGATAGTTTACTAGAAATTTGTGATGTGGGATTAATTTTTCTAGACCCACGGTTTACAATTCCTAACTTCCCTTCAAGGATATTGTCCTATATGGAATATAGCCTACCAATTCTTGCTGCAACAGATAAGGTTACAGATTTATCAAAAAAAATAGAAGAGGGGCAGTTTGGTCTATGGTGTATGAGTGGTGATTCCACTAAATTTTTTGAAAATATGGATGTGCTTAATGAAAGTGATGTTAGACAGATTATGGGTGAGAATGCCTATAAGTACTTAATTGAAAATTATACTGTTAACACTTCCTACAATGTAATTATGAAAAACTTTAAAGGAGAAGAAAATGTTTAA
- a CDS encoding Fic family protein, translated as MLGHRLLEEKNQGLKGSLYHKVQIELAFNSNHIEGSQLTHDQTRYIYETNTIGFEESSTIRVDDIIETTNHFTAVDFLLDSFQDDLNERWIKSVHAILKRGTSDSRKAWFQVGEYKRFPNEVGGRETSLPEEVESDMQELLNNYHGLPETSFEAILDFHVRFERIHPFQDGNGRVGRLIMFKECLKHGHVPFIIGDDMKYFYYRGLAEWGEQNGFLLDTCLAAQDLFKDYLEYFRIEN; from the coding sequence ATGCTAGGTCATAGATTATTAGAAGAAAAAAATCAAGGTTTGAAAGGTAGTCTATATCATAAGGTTCAGATAGAGTTGGCTTTTAATTCTAACCACATTGAAGGCAGCCAATTGACCCATGATCAGACAAGATATATCTATGAAACCAATACGATTGGTTTTGAAGAAAGTTCAACTATACGAGTTGATGATATCATCGAAACTACCAACCATTTTACTGCAGTCGATTTTCTTTTGGATAGTTTTCAAGATGACTTGAATGAGAGATGGATAAAGAGTGTCCATGCTATTTTGAAGAGAGGAACGTCTGATTCTCGGAAAGCCTGGTTTCAGGTCGGAGAGTATAAGAGATTTCCAAATGAAGTCGGCGGTCGAGAAACAAGCCTACCTGAAGAAGTGGAGTCGGACATGCAAGAATTGCTGAACAACTATCACGGCTTGCCTGAGACTTCCTTTGAGGCTATTCTTGACTTTCATGTTCGATTTGAACGCATCCATCCCTTTCAAGATGGTAATGGTCGAGTTGGTCGATTGATTATGTTCAAAGAATGTCTCAAGCATGGACATGTGCCCTTTATCATTGGAGATGATATGAAGTATTTTTACTATCGTGGCTTAGCCGAATGGGGAGAACAGAATGGTTTTCTATTGGACACTTGTCTAGCGGCACAAGATCTATTTAAGGACTATTTAGAGTATTTTAGGATTGAGAATTAA
- a CDS encoding polysaccharide biosynthesis protein, translated as MFKDKVLLITGGTGSFGNAVLDRFLSSDIKEIRVFSRDELKQDNMRHHYQQKFPEYSDKLKFYIGDVRDINSIRNAMHGVDYVYHAAALKQVPSCEFFPMEAVKTNVVGTENVLTAAIEAGVKKVICLSTDKAAYPVNAMGTSKAMMEKVVVAKSRTVSPEDTMICCTRYGNVLASRGSVVPLFINQIKENKELTVTDPTMTRFIMTLEEAVDLVVYAFENAQSGDIMVQKAPASTIGDLMEATRQLFNVENEMKVIGIRHGEKMYETLLTNEECANAIDMGNFYRVPADKRDLNYDKYFSEGNEERNPLVEFNSNNTELMTVEEVKEKLLTVPLVVEELAKWEAIK; from the coding sequence ATGTTTAAGGATAAAGTATTGTTAATCACAGGTGGTACAGGGTCATTTGGAAATGCTGTATTAGATAGATTTTTAAGTTCAGATATTAAAGAGATTCGTGTGTTTTCAAGAGATGAATTAAAGCAAGATAACATGCGTCATCATTATCAACAAAAATTTCCTGAATATAGTGATAAACTAAAGTTCTATATTGGAGATGTTCGTGATATAAATAGCATTCGTAATGCAATGCATGGTGTTGATTACGTTTACCATGCTGCTGCCTTGAAACAAGTTCCATCCTGTGAATTTTTTCCGATGGAAGCAGTGAAAACAAATGTTGTTGGAACAGAAAATGTCTTGACAGCAGCAATAGAAGCTGGAGTTAAAAAAGTTATTTGTTTGTCTACGGATAAGGCAGCATACCCAGTGAATGCAATGGGAACCTCTAAAGCTATGATGGAAAAAGTAGTTGTTGCAAAATCAAGAACGGTATCTCCGGAGGATACGATGATTTGCTGTACACGTTATGGAAATGTTCTTGCTTCACGCGGGTCAGTTGTGCCACTTTTCATTAATCAAATTAAAGAGAATAAAGAATTAACTGTTACAGATCCTACTATGACTCGCTTTATTATGACACTTGAAGAAGCTGTTGACCTGGTTGTATATGCTTTTGAAAATGCTCAATCAGGAGATATCATGGTTCAAAAGGCACCAGCTTCTACGATTGGAGATCTAATGGAAGCAACTCGCCAACTATTCAATGTTGAAAATGAGATGAAAGTTATTGGTATTCGTCATGGAGAAAAAATGTATGAGACCTTGTTGACAAATGAGGAATGCGCCAATGCTATTGATATGGGAAATTTCTATCGTGTTCCGGCGGATAAGCGTGATTTAAACTATGATAAATACTTTTCTGAGGGTAACGAGGAACGAAATCCACTTGTTGAATTTAATTCCAATAATACAGAACTGATGACAGTGGAAGAAGTGAAAGAAAAATTATTGACGGTACCATTGGTTGTTGAGGAACTTGCTAAGTGGGAGGCAATAAAATGA
- a CDS encoding tyrosine-protein kinase, which translates to MATLEIARTKKELVKKTEEYFNAIRTNIQLSGSDIKVVGITSVQSNEGKSTTAASLAIAYARSGYKTVLVDADIRNSVMSGFFKPTTKITGLTDYLAGTTDLSQGLCDTDIQNLTVIESGKISPNPTALLQSKHFENLVATLRRYYDYVIVDCPPLGMVIDAAIIAQRCDAMAVVVESGNIKRSAVKKVKEQLEQTGTSFLGVILNKYDVTTEKYGDYGNYGNYGNYGKKA; encoded by the coding sequence ATGGCAACTTTAGAAATTGCGCGTACGAAAAAAGAACTTGTTAAAAAAACAGAAGAATATTTCAATGCCATTCGAACCAATATTCAATTAAGCGGTTCAGACATCAAGGTAGTTGGTATTACTTCAGTACAATCCAATGAAGGAAAAAGTACGACAGCAGCTAGTTTGGCAATTGCCTATGCTCGCTCAGGTTATAAAACGGTTCTAGTCGATGCGGATATTCGCAACTCCGTAATGTCTGGTTTCTTCAAGCCAACGACGAAAATTACTGGTTTGACAGACTATCTGGCCGGAACGACAGATTTATCACAGGGCTTGTGTGATACTGATATCCAAAATTTGACGGTTATTGAGTCTGGAAAAATTTCTCCAAACCCGACCGCCCTCTTGCAGAGTAAGCATTTTGAAAACTTGGTTGCGACCCTCCGTCGTTATTATGATTATGTTATTGTAGACTGTCCACCTTTAGGAATGGTTATCGATGCGGCTATTATTGCACAACGCTGTGATGCTATGGCGGTTGTTGTGGAATCTGGTAATATCAAGCGTTCAGCTGTCAAAAAGGTAAAAGAGCAGCTGGAACAAACCGGGACATCATTCCTTGGTGTCATTTTGAACAAATATGATGTAACAACTGAAAAATATGGTGATTATGGTAATTACGGAAATTATGGTAATTACGGGAAGAAAGCCTAA
- a CDS encoding NAD-dependent epimerase/dehydratase family protein, producing MKILVTGAKGFLGRNLVAELNRQEDIELFEYDLDTPFELLEEWTKEVEFVFHLAGVNRPEKQEDFMAGNFGFTSELLDLLKKNNNKAPIVLSSSIQATRDNEYGISKKAGEDLLLSYSEAENVPVYVYRFSNLFGKWSRPNYNTVVATFCYNIARGIDIQIDNPNAEIELCYIDDVIEEMKLALSGKGHEKDGYYYVPTLHRVTIGKLADMISSFKESRTDLSLANMSDPLSKKLYSTYLSFLPEDQFSYPLKMNVDDRGSFTEFLRTTDRGQVSINISKPGITKGQHWHHTKNEKFLVVSGTGVIRFRKVATDEVLEYFVSGEKLEVVDIPTGYTHNIENIGDTDMVTVMWANEAFDPNRPDTYFEEV from the coding sequence ATGAAAATACTAGTTACTGGTGCAAAAGGTTTTCTGGGGCGAAATTTAGTTGCAGAACTCAATCGTCAAGAAGATATCGAACTTTTTGAGTATGATTTAGACACACCCTTTGAATTGTTGGAAGAGTGGACGAAAGAAGTAGAGTTTGTATTTCATCTAGCGGGTGTCAATCGTCCGGAGAAGCAAGAAGACTTCATGGCAGGGAACTTTGGATTTACTTCCGAATTGTTGGATCTATTGAAGAAAAACAACAATAAAGCACCTATTGTTTTATCGTCCTCTATTCAAGCGACTAGAGATAACGAGTATGGTATTAGTAAAAAAGCAGGAGAGGATTTGTTACTATCCTATTCAGAAGCAGAGAATGTTCCTGTATATGTGTACCGTTTTTCAAATTTATTTGGTAAATGGTCACGTCCGAATTACAATACTGTAGTGGCAACTTTCTGCTATAATATTGCTAGAGGCATTGATATTCAAATTGATAATCCAAATGCAGAGATTGAACTTTGCTATATAGATGATGTGATTGAAGAAATGAAACTAGCTTTGAGTGGTAAGGGACATGAAAAAGATGGGTATTATTATGTTCCAACATTGCATAGGGTTACTATTGGGAAGCTCGCAGACATGATTAGCTCATTTAAAGAAAGTAGAACTGATTTATCTCTTGCGAACATGTCAGATCCTCTCTCTAAAAAATTATACTCTACCTATCTAAGTTTTTTACCAGAAGACCAATTTTCTTATCCATTAAAAATGAATGTTGATGATAGAGGTTCATTTACTGAATTTTTAAGAACAACGGATAGAGGTCAAGTCTCAATCAATATTTCTAAACCGGGAATTACTAAAGGCCAACATTGGCATCATACAAAAAATGAAAAGTTTCTAGTTGTTTCAGGAACTGGAGTCATTCGCTTTAGAAAAGTAGCTACAGATGAAGTATTGGAGTATTTCGTATCAGGAGAAAAACTAGAAGTAGTTGATATTCCAACAGGATATACTCATAATATTGAGAATATTGGCGATACTGATATGGTTACAGTAATGTGGGCAAATGAAGCTTTTGATCCTAATAGACCAGATACATATTTTGAAGAGGTATAA
- a CDS encoding DegT/DnrJ/EryC1/StrS family aminotransferase, with protein MAFDFSRKATPFKNKVWLSSPTMHGDELAYMKEAYDTNWMTTAGSNINALEEMIKNYTKSEHVVALSSGTSALHLAMKLAGVKNGNYVFCSDVTFSATVNPITYEGGIPVFIDSEYETWNMDPEALEKAFEIYPDVKVVVLVHLYGVPAKIDEIRAICDKHGAVLIEDAAESLGASYKGQQTGTFGQHSVISFNGNKIITGSSGGALLTNDLQAANKVRKWSTQAREQATWYQHEEIGYNYRMSNVIAGVVRGQMSYLDEHIAQKKAIYERYQEGLKDLPIKMNPFDSSNSVPNYWLSCLTINPEAMAKQVRSDNDVLYTPEKGKTTPSEILDALNTINAEGRPIWKPMHSQPIFRMNPFITKNGNGRAQTNAYIAGDYSDVGTDLFERGLCLPSDNKMSVEEQNIIIETIKACFE; from the coding sequence ATGGCATTTGATTTTTCAAGAAAAGCAACCCCTTTTAAAAATAAGGTTTGGTTATCTTCGCCAACTATGCATGGTGATGAATTAGCATATATGAAGGAAGCCTATGATACCAATTGGATGACAACTGCAGGATCAAATATCAATGCTCTGGAAGAAATGATAAAAAACTATACCAAGAGTGAGCATGTAGTTGCACTTTCTTCAGGAACATCTGCGCTACACTTAGCAATGAAGCTAGCAGGGGTAAAGAATGGCAATTATGTTTTTTGTTCGGATGTTACGTTCTCAGCCACTGTAAATCCAATCACATATGAAGGTGGAATTCCAGTGTTTATTGATTCTGAGTACGAGACATGGAATATGGACCCAGAAGCACTGGAGAAAGCATTCGAAATTTATCCGGATGTAAAAGTTGTTGTGTTAGTTCACTTGTATGGAGTACCTGCAAAAATAGATGAAATTCGAGCAATATGTGATAAACACGGTGCAGTTCTTATCGAAGATGCAGCGGAGTCTTTAGGAGCAAGTTATAAAGGACAACAGACAGGAACTTTTGGTCAGCATTCGGTGATTTCTTTCAATGGAAATAAAATTATTACTGGTTCAAGCGGTGGAGCTTTATTGACCAATGATTTGCAGGCGGCAAATAAAGTGAGAAAATGGTCAACACAAGCACGTGAACAGGCTACTTGGTACCAGCATGAAGAGATTGGTTACAATTACCGAATGAGCAACGTTATTGCAGGTGTGGTACGTGGACAAATGTCTTATTTAGATGAGCACATTGCCCAGAAAAAAGCTATCTATGAACGTTATCAAGAAGGATTGAAAGATTTACCTATAAAAATGAATCCGTTTGATTCAAGCAATTCAGTACCAAATTATTGGTTATCTTGCTTGACTATTAATCCAGAAGCTATGGCAAAGCAAGTGCGATCTGATAATGATGTTCTTTATACTCCTGAGAAGGGAAAAACTACTCCTTCAGAAATTTTAGATGCCCTGAACACAATTAATGCGGAAGGTCGCCCAATTTGGAAGCCAATGCACTCACAACCAATTTTTAGAATGAATCCATTTATTACAAAGAATGGTAATGGTAGAGCTCAAACCAATGCTTATATTGCGGGAGACTACTCAGATGTAGGTACAGATCTTTTTGAACGTGGACTATGTCTTCCTAGTGATAATAAAATGTCTGTAGAAGAGCAGAATATTATTATTGAGACAATTAAAGCTTGTTTTGAATAG
- a CDS encoding polysaccharide biosynthesis protein has product MDLGTVTDKLLERNSKRLILMFMDSCLIILSMILSRLFLDIIVDISDDRFYLAVLFILIFYLIISVRLKVFSLITRYTGYQSFIKIGLSLFSAHVIFLILSIIIWQTFSYRFILVSIVLSFVMLITPRIIWKVMHDTKKNALHKADSSLRILVVGAGDGGNIFINTVKDRKLNFEIVGIVDRDPNKLGTFIRNVKVLGNRNDIPRLVEELAVDQVTIAIPSLNGKEREKVVEICNSIGVKVNNMPSIEDILAGNMSVSAFQEIDVADLLGRPEVELDQEELNHYFEGKTILVTGAGGSIGSELCRQIVKFSPKRLLLLGHGENSIYLIHRELSGKCQDKLELIPLIADIQDRDLLFEIMVEYKPDLVYHAAAHKHVPLMEYNPHEAVKNNIFGTKNVAEAAKAARVEKFVMVSTDKAVNPPNVMGATKRVAEMIVTGLNEPGQTQFAAVRFGNVLGSRGSVVPLFKEQIKKGGPVTVTDFRMTRYFMTIPEASRLVIQAGHLAQGGEIFVLDMGEPVHIIELARKVILLSGHTEDEIGIVESGIRPGEKLYEELLSTEERVSEQIHEKIFVGRVTNKADEVVQTFIDSLLSKDKIELRNVLLEFAKQE; this is encoded by the coding sequence ATGGATTTAGGAACTGTTACTGACAAACTTTTGGAGAGAAACAGTAAAAGATTAATACTAATGTTTATGGATAGCTGCTTAATCATCCTATCCATGATCTTAAGTAGATTATTTTTAGATATTATTGTAGATATTTCGGACGATAGATTTTACTTAGCAGTTTTATTTATTCTTATCTTCTATCTAATAATATCCGTTAGATTAAAAGTGTTTTCACTAATAACAAGATACACTGGTTATCAAAGTTTTATTAAAATTGGCCTGAGTTTATTTTCAGCCCACGTTATTTTTTTGATACTTTCAATAATCATCTGGCAAACCTTTAGCTATCGATTTATTTTAGTATCAATCGTTCTATCATTTGTCATGCTGATCACTCCACGTATCATTTGGAAGGTGATGCATGACACGAAGAAAAACGCGCTTCATAAGGCGGATAGTTCTTTGCGAATTCTTGTTGTGGGTGCAGGAGATGGTGGAAATATCTTTATCAATACCGTTAAAGATAGAAAGTTGAACTTTGAAATCGTGGGTATTGTTGATCGAGATCCAAATAAACTGGGGACTTTTATTCGCAATGTCAAGGTTTTAGGAAATCGAAATGACATACCTCGATTGGTTGAAGAGTTGGCTGTTGATCAAGTAACAATAGCTATTCCGTCTTTAAATGGTAAGGAAAGAGAAAAAGTTGTTGAGATCTGCAATAGCATAGGTGTAAAAGTCAATAATATGCCAAGTATTGAGGATATACTGGCAGGTAATATGTCCGTCAGTGCTTTTCAGGAAATTGATGTGGCAGACCTTCTAGGCCGTCCAGAAGTTGAGTTGGACCAAGAAGAACTGAATCACTACTTTGAGGGGAAAACGATTCTTGTTACAGGGGCTGGAGGCTCTATTGGTTCAGAATTGTGTCGTCAGATTGTCAAGTTTTCACCTAAGAGATTGCTTTTGCTGGGACATGGAGAAAATTCTATTTACCTCATTCATCGTGAGTTATCTGGAAAATGCCAAGACAAGCTCGAACTCATCCCTCTTATAGCGGATATTCAAGATAGAGATTTATTATTTGAAATCATGGTTGAATATAAGCCGGATCTTGTTTATCATGCTGCAGCCCATAAGCATGTTCCATTGATGGAATATAACCCACATGAAGCAGTAAAGAATAATATTTTTGGGACAAAGAATGTGGCTGAGGCAGCCAAAGCAGCTAGGGTTGAAAAATTTGTAATGGTTTCGACCGATAAGGCAGTCAATCCACCAAATGTTATGGGGGCGACTAAGCGGGTAGCAGAAATGATTGTTACTGGCCTAAATGAACCTGGACAAACACAATTTGCTGCAGTACGGTTCGGAAATGTTTTAGGTAGTCGTGGAAGTGTTGTGCCTCTGTTTAAGGAACAAATCAAAAAAGGTGGTCCGGTTACAGTTACAGACTTTAGGATGACACGCTATTTCATGACGATTCCAGAAGCCAGTCGTTTGGTTATCCAAGCTGGACATTTGGCACAAGGTGGTGAAATCTTTGTCTTAGACATGGGTGAACCAGTACATATCATAGAACTAGCTAGAAAAGTTATCTTATTAAGCGGTCATACTGAAGATGAAATTGGAATTGTGGAATCTGGGATTCGTCCTGGAGAAAAACTCTACGAAGAGTTACTATCCACTGAAGAACGTGTTAGCGAACAGATTCATGAAAAGATTTTCGTAGGTCGTGTAACCAATAAAGCAGATGAGGTAGTTCAAACTTTTATTGATAGTCTATTATCAAAAGATAAGATTGAATTAAGAAACGTCTTGCTTGAATTTGCTAAGCAAGAATAG
- a CDS encoding acetyltransferase translates to MKKLAIIGASGHGKVVADIAEKNGYKEIVFLDDFATGECAGYPIVGTSQNIEELSDFEFIIAIGNNKIRTSKQCLLPQDRIATLIHPSAVISRRVVVNAGTVIMAGVVINSDVTIGRGAIINTASSVDHDCIIGDFVHLSPGCHIAGNVKIGHNTWLGVGTTVINNINIENSVTIGAGSTVIKNLVSNKTYIGIPAKELRKN, encoded by the coding sequence ATGAAAAAACTTGCGATTATTGGAGCTAGTGGTCATGGGAAAGTAGTTGCTGATATTGCTGAAAAAAATGGCTACAAGGAAATTGTATTTTTAGATGATTTTGCTACTGGTGAATGCGCAGGGTATCCTATTGTTGGTACGTCACAAAACATTGAAGAATTATCTGACTTTGAATTTATTATAGCTATAGGTAATAACAAAATTAGAACTAGTAAACAATGTTTATTACCTCAGGATAGGATTGCGACTTTGATTCATCCATCAGCCGTTATTTCAAGACGTGTTGTTGTTAATGCTGGGACAGTTATTATGGCAGGTGTGGTTATTAATTCTGATGTAACAATTGGGAGAGGTGCTATAATAAATACGGCATCTTCTGTTGATCATGATTGTATAATTGGGGACTTCGTTCATCTTTCTCCAGGATGTCATATTGCGGGCAATGTAAAAATTGGTCATAATACGTGGCTTGGTGTTGGAACTACTGTAATCAACAATATTAATATTGAAAATTCTGTAACCATCGGTGCAGGCAGTACTGTTATAAAAAATTTAGTATCAAATAAAACATACATTGGAATACCTGCTAAGGAATTAAGGAAAAATTGA
- a CDS encoding sugar transferase produces MNKGLYKKYFKRLIDFILSLIAIVFLSPVIVLLYILVYFKLGSPVLFSQERPGKDEKIFRMYKFRTMTDEKDEKGELLPDSVRLTAFGKWLRSTSLDELPELFNILKGNMSIVGPRPLLVKYLPLYSEEQARRHEVRPGLTGYAQANGRNSLTWDEKFKMDVEYVDNITFIGDVKIILQTVLAVFKRSGISSEDSVTMEEFKGN; encoded by the coding sequence ATGAATAAAGGATTATACAAAAAATATTTTAAACGTTTGATAGATTTTATTTTATCTTTAATAGCGATTGTTTTTCTATCTCCTGTTATTGTTCTGCTTTATATTCTAGTATACTTTAAGTTGGGTTCACCAGTCTTGTTTAGTCAAGAACGCCCTGGCAAAGATGAAAAGATTTTTAGAATGTATAAATTTCGAACTATGACAGATGAAAAAGATGAAAAGGGAGAACTTTTACCAGACAGTGTTCGACTTACGGCATTTGGGAAATGGCTTCGTTCAACAAGTTTAGATGAACTTCCTGAACTCTTTAATATCTTGAAGGGGAATATGAGTATAGTAGGGCCGAGACCTCTATTAGTAAAATATTTGCCGCTTTACTCTGAGGAGCAAGCGAGGAGACATGAGGTTAGACCTGGTTTGACAGGTTATGCTCAAGCGAATGGTAGGAACTCTCTAACTTGGGATGAAAAGTTTAAAATGGATGTTGAATATGTAGATAATATTACATTCATCGGTGATGTAAAAATTATTTTACAAACGGTTTTAGCAGTGTTTAAGAGAAGTGGGATTTCATCAGAAGACTCTGTCACAATGGAAGAATTTAAAGGAAATTAA
- the cps4B gene encoding capsular polysaccharide biosynthesis protein Cps4B, translating into MIDIHSHVIFGVDDGPKSIEESLALIGHAHRQGVRFIVATSHRRKGMFETPEKVIMANFLELKEAVKAAYPEVRLCYGAEIYYSRDVLEKLEKKKLPTMNGSRYVLLEFSMKTPWKDIQEAVHEVMLLGVTPLLAHIERYDALAYKADRVEELIDKGCYMQVNSSHVLKPGLIGDKSKEFKKRVQYFLERDLVHCVASDMHNTTTRPPFMKDAYQLVTEEYGQDKAKALFKKNPLMLLKNQVL; encoded by the coding sequence ATGATTGATATTCATTCGCATGTAATCTTTGGTGTGGATGATGGTCCAAAGAGTATTGAGGAGAGCTTGGCCTTGATTGGTCATGCTCACCGACAAGGAGTGCGCTTTATCGTAGCAACCTCCCATAGACGCAAAGGCATGTTTGAAACACCTGAAAAAGTGATCATGGCTAATTTTCTTGAACTGAAAGAGGCTGTAAAAGCAGCTTACCCAGAGGTTCGGCTGTGTTATGGGGCTGAAATCTACTATAGCCGTGATGTTTTAGAAAAGTTAGAAAAGAAAAAACTACCAACGATGAATGGGTCACGCTATGTCTTGCTAGAATTTAGCATGAAAACTCCTTGGAAGGACATTCAAGAGGCCGTTCATGAGGTGATGTTATTAGGAGTAACGCCCTTACTCGCCCATATTGAACGCTACGATGCTCTGGCCTATAAGGCTGATCGTGTAGAGGAACTGATTGACAAGGGATGTTACATGCAGGTCAATAGTAGCCATGTTTTGAAACCAGGATTAATTGGTGATAAGTCTAAAGAGTTTAAGAAACGTGTTCAGTACTTCTTAGAAAGAGACCTTGTTCACTGCGTTGCAAGTGATATGCACAATACTACAACACGTCCACCATTTATGAAGGATGCTTATCAGCTGGTTACCGAAGAATATGGCCAAGATAAAGCAAAAGCCTTGTTTAAGAAAAATCCGCTAATGTTATTAAAAAATCAGGTCTTGTAG